In the genome of Sulfurovum xiamenensis, one region contains:
- a CDS encoding tyrosine-type recombinase/integrase, which yields MAKSITSRKYTGVYYYKLDNGDKSYAVRYTHKGKRYDKVIGRHSEGIREAYCFKVRTDLINEMKHGIDRSADMRLSELAEHFHKTKLNTETYNERLSRFEKEIKPFFRNRLVSEIRESDLIGFQEHLKKVRFGAKGRREANGEKSLANATINKYIDELKAIIKYGMKKKLVHFKDDPTENIQMLTESNNARERYLTKKEIDILREEVSFYDSNLQLFTALALGTGGRLNSVASIKKKDINIAGRRVLLIDDKKDDYYTAFLNDEIVKLLEGKLDKLRPNDSIYTGTKYGNKRAIQRKMKKILDKLFNVGLDVDDRQNRVVIHTLRHTFASHLAIKGTPIYTIQRLMNHRDIKHTMRYAKLAPDSGMVEVINLYD from the coding sequence ATGGCTAAAAGTATTACTTCAAGGAAGTACACAGGTGTCTATTACTATAAGTTAGATAATGGTGATAAGTCTTATGCAGTAAGATATACCCACAAGGGTAAACGTTATGATAAGGTTATTGGTAGACACTCGGAGGGTATTAGAGAAGCATATTGCTTCAAGGTCAGAACTGATTTAATCAATGAAATGAAACATGGTATCGATAGGTCAGCTGATATGAGATTAAGTGAGCTGGCTGAACACTTTCATAAAACTAAACTCAATACTGAAACGTACAATGAACGGTTGTCTAGATTTGAGAAAGAGATAAAACCATTCTTTCGTAATAGGTTGGTATCCGAAATAAGAGAGAGCGACCTTATAGGCTTTCAGGAGCATCTTAAAAAGGTACGATTTGGTGCTAAGGGTAGAAGAGAAGCTAACGGTGAGAAAAGTTTGGCAAATGCCACAATCAATAAATATATAGATGAACTGAAGGCTATCATTAAATATGGTATGAAAAAGAAGCTGGTTCATTTTAAGGATGACCCGACTGAAAATATCCAAATGCTAACAGAGAGCAACAATGCCAGAGAAAGATATCTTACAAAAAAAGAGATTGATATTCTAAGAGAAGAAGTATCCTTTTACGATAGTAATTTACAGTTGTTTACTGCCTTGGCTTTGGGTACTGGTGGTCGTTTGAATTCTGTAGCATCCATCAAGAAAAAGGATATAAATATTGCAGGAAGAAGAGTACTGTTGATAGATGATAAGAAGGATGATTACTATACTGCTTTCTTAAACGATGAGATAGTAAAACTGTTAGAAGGTAAACTTGATAAATTGCGTCCTAATGATAGTATCTATACTGGCACTAAATACGGGAATAAGAGGGCAATTCAGCGTAAGATGAAAAAAATTCTTGATAAACTCTTTAATGTCGGGCTGGATGTAGATGATCGTCAAAATAGGGTAGTAATTCATACTTTAAGACATACTTTTGCGAGTCATCTTGCTATTAAGGGTACTCCTATTTATACTATCCAAAGGTTGATGA
- the hisS gene encoding histidine--tRNA ligase translates to MINPLRGMKDLTFEESERFEHIINTASTIAKRYGYGYIETPILEETALFKRSVGESSDIVGKEMYQFIDKGENDVCMRPEGTAGVVRAFISAKLDRQPVKQKFYYYGPMFRYEKPQKGRLREFHQFGCESFGEGSVYEDFTIITMIAQIFNALGIGYELQINSLGCKICMPKYKETLVSSLTEIKEELCEDCNRRIGTNPIRVLDCKNDTCQTLLVESPKLKNYLCEECDPDFKKLKELLDQEGIKYTVNDNLVRGLDYYSKTAFEFVSSEIGAQSAIAGGGRYDRLVEFLDGKPTPAVGFALGIERIMELVKMPEKEAEGYYMGAMTPEAIPSLLKLATKKRLTDKVTVEYSSKGFKSHMKGVDRSNAQYAVLIGEDELKNGTLWIKDLETKEERVIAINEL, encoded by the coding sequence ATGATCAACCCGCTACGTGGAATGAAAGACCTCACTTTTGAAGAGAGCGAACGTTTTGAACATATCATCAACACTGCTTCAACTATCGCAAAGCGTTACGGTTATGGATATATTGAGACACCTATTCTTGAAGAGACCGCACTCTTTAAGCGTTCGGTAGGAGAAAGCTCTGATATCGTAGGGAAAGAGATGTACCAATTCATCGATAAAGGTGAAAATGATGTCTGTATGCGTCCTGAAGGTACAGCAGGTGTGGTTCGGGCCTTTATCTCTGCAAAGCTTGACCGCCAACCGGTCAAACAAAAGTTCTACTACTATGGACCGATGTTCCGTTATGAAAAACCGCAAAAAGGCCGTCTAAGAGAATTTCATCAGTTTGGATGTGAGAGCTTTGGGGAAGGATCTGTCTATGAAGATTTTACTATCATCACCATGATTGCACAGATCTTTAATGCATTGGGTATCGGCTATGAACTACAGATCAATTCACTTGGTTGTAAAATATGTATGCCAAAGTATAAAGAGACACTGGTTAGCTCGTTAACGGAAATCAAAGAGGAACTTTGTGAAGATTGTAACAGAAGAATAGGAACCAACCCTATCCGTGTTCTTGACTGTAAAAATGATACATGTCAAACATTGCTTGTAGAGTCTCCTAAACTTAAAAACTATCTTTGTGAAGAGTGTGACCCGGACTTTAAAAAGCTCAAAGAGCTACTGGATCAAGAAGGTATTAAATACACCGTGAATGACAACCTTGTAAGAGGTTTGGACTACTACTCAAAAACAGCCTTTGAATTTGTAAGCAGCGAGATCGGTGCACAAAGTGCTATCGCAGGTGGTGGACGTTATGACAGGCTTGTTGAGTTCCTAGATGGGAAACCGACTCCTGCCGTAGGATTTGCTCTAGGGATCGAGCGTATTATGGAACTTGTGAAAATGCCTGAAAAAGAGGCTGAGGGTTACTATATGGGTGCGATGACTCCAGAGGCTATCCCATCACTGCTCAAACTTGCAACAAAAAAACGTCTTACGGATAAAGTAACAGTTGAGTACAGCTCCAAAGGTTTTAAAAGCCATATGAAAGGTGTAGACCGATCCAATGCCCAATATGCTGTTCTCATCGGGGAAGATGAACTGAAAAATGGAACTCTATGGATAAAAGATCTTGAAACTAAAGAAGAGCGAGTCATTGCTATCAATGAACTCTAA
- a CDS encoding porin family protein: protein MKKSLVIAALSAHLTTQLFAGGDIAPVTVNEPVLEEVAHGHHEESKFYVVVAGMMLLGDEIQHGEALLDGDNDYGYGFGIDIGYRLGNGFALEYDYTYGKNTVYEITAHDEVKATSTYHTSALDIVYTYEATHKLGIFGKVGYEFEWEEISELNIDEREDDFVFGAGIEYALNKKYKLLAEYEHSLIEGPHGDAILAGVMYNF, encoded by the coding sequence ATGAAAAAATCGTTGGTAATAGCTGCACTTTCAGCACACTTGACAACACAACTTTTTGCCGGAGGAGATATAGCTCCTGTAACGGTAAATGAACCAGTTTTAGAAGAAGTAGCACATGGACATCATGAAGAGTCAAAGTTTTATGTTGTAGTTGCCGGTATGATGTTGCTGGGTGATGAGATCCAACATGGTGAAGCACTCCTTGATGGTGATAATGACTATGGTTATGGCTTTGGTATCGATATAGGGTACAGACTGGGTAATGGGTTTGCACTTGAGTATGACTATACCTATGGTAAGAATACTGTGTATGAGATCACAGCGCATGATGAAGTAAAAGCTACATCAACATACCACACATCAGCATTAGACATCGTGTATACGTATGAAGCGACACATAAACTGGGTATTTTCGGTAAAGTAGGATATGAGTTCGAGTGGGAAGAGATCTCAGAACTTAATATCGATGAGAGAGAAGATGATTTTGTATTTGGTGCAGGTATTGAATATGCACTCAATAAAAAGTATAAACTGCTCGCTGAGTATGAACATTCACTAATAGAAGGACCACATGGAGATGCTATCCTTGCAGGTGTGATGTATAACTTCTAA
- a CDS encoding UbiX family flavin prenyltransferase produces the protein MKLVVAITGASGVQLGKKFVDFLPEHIDVHVIVSDNALTVESFENKNVTLHSSENIAASVSSGSFRVHATAIIPCSMNTLAKVACGISDNLATRVAAVAIKEQKKLLLAPRELPFSAIALENMQKLATLGVIIAPPVMGYYSESSSLEDMEKFIIGKWYDVLGIDNNLYERWSEHE, from the coding sequence ATGAAACTCGTTGTGGCAATTACCGGTGCAAGTGGTGTTCAATTGGGTAAGAAGTTTGTCGACTTTTTACCTGAGCACATTGATGTCCATGTGATCGTTTCAGATAATGCCCTCACTGTAGAGTCTTTTGAAAACAAAAATGTGACCTTACACTCCAGTGAGAATATCGCAGCGTCTGTCTCTTCGGGTTCGTTTAGAGTGCATGCAACAGCGATTATTCCTTGTAGTATGAATACCTTAGCGAAGGTAGCCTGCGGGATCAGTGACAACCTTGCCACACGTGTCGCAGCTGTAGCGATCAAAGAGCAGAAGAAGTTACTGCTTGCCCCCAGAGAACTTCCGTTTTCTGCCATAGCATTGGAGAATATGCAAAAACTGGCCACACTGGGAGTCATCATCGCACCTCCTGTGATGGGATACTACTCTGAATCCTCTTCTTTGGAAGATATGGAGAAATTTATCATTGGAAAATGGTATGATGTATTAGGTATTGACAATAATCTATATGAAAGATGGAGTGAACATGAGTGA
- a CDS encoding ABC-type transport auxiliary lipoprotein family protein, whose protein sequence is MRKSRLTHIVSMMIVAGFIGCSKAPVLNVYSLNAPQILIERANAYKDKSIKVTFPQSIKEPMSEKMRFSYTMNDRGTYQNSQWSNNMSRLLQGTFIEVLDSSRLFKVVLSDMSTLEENYRLESTIFDFEHQVRGRDSYAVVSIQFTLIDEDRGRLVKSKRFSYQEPTLTTDAKGYAIATNRIIAKLSQDLLRWLK, encoded by the coding sequence ATGAGAAAAAGTAGACTTACCCATATAGTGAGTATGATGATAGTAGCAGGGTTCATAGGATGTAGCAAAGCACCTGTACTTAACGTCTATAGTCTAAATGCACCTCAGATACTTATAGAGCGTGCTAATGCCTATAAAGACAAAAGTATCAAAGTGACATTTCCACAAAGTATCAAAGAACCGATGTCTGAAAAAATGCGCTTTTCCTATACAATGAATGATAGAGGAACCTACCAAAATTCCCAATGGTCTAATAACATGAGCAGGCTTTTGCAAGGTACGTTCATAGAAGTGTTAGATAGCAGTAGACTCTTTAAAGTCGTACTTTCAGATATGTCAACCCTTGAAGAGAACTATAGACTAGAAAGTACTATTTTTGATTTTGAACACCAGGTACGGGGCAGAGACTCTTATGCTGTGGTTTCCATACAGTTCACCCTTATTGATGAAGATAGGGGTAGACTGGTAAAAAGTAAAAGATTTTCTTACCAGGAACCTACTCTAACCACAGATGCCAAAGGCTATGCGATTGCAACCAATAGAATCATTGCCAAACTCAGTCAAGATCTCTTGAGGTGGCTTAAATAA
- the coaD gene encoding pantetheine-phosphate adenylyltransferase, which yields MSENRRAIYPGTFDPITNGHIDIISRASHMFDEIIVAVADSEAKKPMFTLEQRINMVKAATKDFPTVKVIGFRGLLVDLSDELEANIIVRGLRAVSDFEYELQMGYANASLKKELETVYLMPSLEHAFVSSSVVRSILNFDGKIGHLVPAEAFKLIKCVL from the coding sequence ATGAGTGAAAATAGACGTGCAATATACCCCGGAACGTTTGATCCTATAACCAATGGGCATATAGACATTATCAGTCGGGCATCTCATATGTTTGATGAGATCATCGTCGCCGTAGCAGACTCAGAGGCCAAAAAACCGATGTTCACACTTGAACAACGCATCAATATGGTAAAAGCTGCAACAAAAGACTTTCCTACAGTAAAAGTCATAGGATTTCGAGGTTTGCTTGTGGATCTTTCAGATGAATTAGAAGCAAATATCATTGTAAGAGGACTGAGGGCAGTCAGTGACTTCGAGTATGAACTTCAGATGGGGTATGCGAATGCTTCTTTGAAAAAAGAGTTAGAGACCGTTTATCTTATGCCGAGCCTGGAACATGCTTTTGTCAGTTCATCCGTGGTTCGTTCTATTTTAAACTTCGATGGGAAGATAGGACATCTTGTGCCTGCTGAAGCATTTAAACTCATAAAGTGTGTCCTTTAA
- the tmk gene encoding dTMP kinase, whose protein sequence is MYVLFEGIDTCGKSTQIELISQKHPEIIVTHEPGGTAFGQKAREILLSDSLASKRAELLLFLADRAEHYQEVISPNQDKVIISDRGFLSGIGYALANGDFDFDELVSLNRFALEGHFPDKVILFLTDMKTLEERTSVKCLDGIELRGLEYLLKVQEHMKESILKLGIPHLFVDATEDIETIHTHITDYLRNTL, encoded by the coding sequence ATGTATGTACTTTTTGAAGGTATAGACACCTGTGGGAAAAGTACGCAGATCGAACTGATCTCACAAAAACATCCTGAGATCATCGTCACACATGAACCCGGAGGCACGGCATTCGGTCAAAAGGCCAGAGAGATCCTCCTTTCTGATTCATTAGCTTCCAAACGTGCTGAACTCCTGCTCTTCTTGGCAGACAGAGCGGAACACTATCAGGAAGTGATCTCCCCAAATCAAGATAAGGTCATCATCTCTGACAGAGGATTTCTCTCTGGTATAGGGTATGCATTGGCAAACGGTGACTTTGATTTTGATGAGCTTGTGAGTCTGAACCGATTTGCACTAGAGGGGCATTTCCCGGACAAGGTCATCTTGTTTTTGACCGATATGAAAACACTGGAAGAACGGACTTCTGTGAAATGTCTGGATGGCATTGAGCTTAGAGGCTTGGAGTATCTTTTAAAGGTACAAGAGCATATGAAAGAGAGTATACTCAAACTTGGTATCCCTCATCTTTTTGTAGATGCGACAGAAGATATAGAGACCATACACACACATATAACAGACTATTTAAGGAATACACTATGA